Genomic segment of Phycodurus eques isolate BA_2022a chromosome 13, UOR_Pequ_1.1, whole genome shotgun sequence:
caactttggggatgcatattatacatgggtgcacattatataCGAGAAAGTACGGTACTTCAATATACACACTACAGCATGAATTTGCACATGCAGTACTGTATACATCCAGGTGTATTCAAAATTCAACTTTCAAATTGTAAGAATCCAGGTCGGGAGCATCGTATATTTCCCAGTGCCATAATGCAATTTGTGCATTAAAACGACACATAGGGGATTTCTTTCGTCTATTTTCAGCGAGCCTCCATTTCATTTAACCCGTCGCGGATGGGGTGAGTTTCCTGTAAGGATCCAGATCCATTTTAAAGACCCTCGCAACAAACGTATCGACATCATCCATCAGCTGAAGGTCAGATCACATCATACTTGAATTCACAAAATAGCTTTGACCCTCTTAATTGGGATGATTACCATGGAACAAATGTAGTTTTATCTTCCTGCAGCTTGACCGAACTTACACCGGGCTGCAAACACTGGGTGCAGAGACAGTAagttaatctttttttgtttgtttgtttagttttctttaCCGGCTATTTTTCCTCGAGGTGGTGGACGTGGAGCTTCAAAGGAATTCTCTTGGCGAGGAATACATCTTGCAGTCATCTTCTTCCAAGGTGACTCACAGAGCGAACAGCCCATTGACGGCCACCTCGACCTCGCAGCCTTGCGGTCACTCCAGTTCGCCCATCTCGTATGATTTCACTTTCGACAAAGGTAAACctaaattaacatttattcaCTTTAATCAGTAATAATGTTCACATTTTCCCAAAGGCCTCTTATtgcctttacaaatataaatatgatattCTTTGTTTTAACTTTGTCCAGCTTTGCTCAAAGCGGACACAGGTAGGTCAGCAGGAAGTCACGGCTCAGGCCTCACTGCGGGCGAACGCACACCGACACGACCCAAAGCCAGTGATAGGATCACTCTGGGTTCCCATGGAAACTCAGCCTTCCAGCCCATTACAGCAAGCTGCAAGATTGTTCCCCAAGGACAGCCGCCTAGCCCCGCTGAGTCTCCTGGGAAGTCGTTCCAACCAATAACAATGAGCTGCAAAATTGTCTCAGGTATCAGTCGTCACCTGGTGGTCATTTCCAAGTGTGTCTTCAAGATTTCTTCCTACAAATGTcttgacacaaataaaaaaaaataaatcatacacgTTATAGCGACTCAATATTGTAGCCACAAATTTAATTTTGCCCCACATGTCATGTCTATGGCTCTTTGATTAATAACACCTTAACTGAAAATGCTACATCCAAACAGCTAGGATCTTGTGGTCTCTTCTGCACACAGGTTCTCCCATCTCTACACCAAGCCACTCACCGCTGCCTCGCACACCAACCTCCGCCACCCCTGTCCACAGCAAACACAGTTCATCCTCGGTGCTCAACAACCCTTACGTCATCGTGGACAAGCCGGGCCAAGTGACTGGTGTGGCGCCCTCATCGGCCGCCTCCGCAGGTACACACTTAACTTCCCACTCACTGTGAAAAGCATCGCTTCAAATTGGAAGTGAACCTGCAGAAGCGGTGTCTTAGTCGCCCACGTACAAAGTTAAAAATGGCTGTGTAATAATATACTTTAAAGCAGAACATATAATAGCCACCACCAACCAGTTTCCCTTTCTTCTTTTCATCCCTGTACCtcatttttctgtccttttttacCAACACAAATTGAGATGCGTGCACTCCCAcccttctctttttttctgccttATTCGAACCATTGACATTTGAAAAGTGTGATGAGGCAGCAGTAAGGATGCTGGATGAGAGGTTGCCATGGTGACTAAGATTATGTGCTCATTGTCATATTAAGACGTTGGAGAAAATTGGAAACATACCCAGCAGTCATCACCTACTGACAAGATGTGTAGTTTTTagcagatactgtatattgccaCCAGCACGTCAACATAGGTTTCACAGAACTTGAAAGATAGCTGTGTTTTTACCCTTAATCCTATTAGGCTGGTGTGGGTGTTCCAAAGCAGTCGATGAGGATTAATAACCCAAACTCAAAGGTTCTCTGCCAAGAAAATACACTCTTGCTTAAAAGTCTTTGGAATGGATGTCAGGAACTGCAGCCTCTGTCATCTTTCCCATGACTTCTTGTTTGTGTGCACACTTCTCCACAGGAAGCCCCTCGGCAAAGCAGTCTGCTGCTCAGGGAACCCGCTCTCCAGCCCCtaaagtccacacaggaacATTCCTCTCATCTGGAATGAAAGTGAGTTGAATATTGATTGTTTTAAGAATGATATGACTTTAAATTCTCCCATTTAATTGTAAAACAGTCTTGCCGTAACTGTATCTTTGACAAAGAAATATGGTATTAATAGCTTGGTGATATATCCTCAGCATATGTGAGTGCCTTGGCAAGATTTTTATATAGAGCATCACGCTGAAGATGGGGTggggattacattttttttttttttttttttttagagataatTAAGCAATTTAAGGTAGTTTAAGCCttttatgtttatattttcaCAAGGCTTAGATTTGTTATATCttaatatacaatacaataggCAGGATAAAATTTTAGCAGGTATTTAATAAGAGGTTTAAAAATTGCAACGTCTATAATGGCTGCACTTAGATATTTCAttgatgtgtttgtttacaggttATCATCAAGCAGGAGCCAGGTGAAGTTTcaacacagcagcagcagcagatggCTTCCACGGTAACCACCCAACAGCAATCAGCTGGTACAGCGTCACATCAGTTTGTCTCAGTCAAAGGAGGACACATGATCTCCATGTCTGCCCAGAAGCAGGGTGGAGGGGGCTCAGGAACCACAACAAACAAGGTCAGTCTGTTATATACAATAGAGGTAATTTGTCAATATAcattactcacaaaaagttagggacaTTGGGATTTTGGGTGAAAATTCAGGATGAACATAAAATGCTCTATAACCTTTCATCATAATTTTGTGAGAAGTGTAACTACTCTGTGTTGTTAGAAGCTCATGTGGAACTCTTCCTCTTACTAGATGTTAGGTATTCCCGTGAGTTCAACGCTCCAGTCTGCTGTGAAACAGGTGGCCATCAGCAGCGGGCAGATTCTGGTCGCCAAAGGCAACCCCTCTGTCTCTAAGGTGGTGGGAGGAAAGCAGGTTTTGGCTCAGGGGGTAGCAAAAGCCATTGTCAGCGGAGCTAGCGGCATCTCGGGTCAGCAGGCGACAGCCAAGGCAGGTGGGGGTTCGAGTGGCAAAACTGGAGGTCAGTTCACTCGGTTGCAAAATTCACTCTTCAATTTTTCAGCTTGTGTGTGAATCattgttctgtttgttttacatGTAGTGATGGCTACTCTTCAACTGCCTGCCAACAATCTGGCTAATCTGGCCAATTTGCCTCCGGGCACCAAGCTCTACCTGACCACCAACAGCAAGAACCCCTCAGGGAAGGGCAAGCTGCTTCTCATCCCACAGGGAGCCATCCTCCGAGCCTCCGGTGCAGGTGAGACATGTTTTGTCCTATTTTTACTTCTATGTAATACAGACATTTACAACAGTAGGAGGGACATCGCCCTcagttgtttctttttattccTGCGACGGCCAGGGAACACACTGACATTGtaattcctctctctctctctctgagaaTTTTTTTCTCAGCAAATTAAAAACTGAATCTGCTCCTGAAATGTCGTGCAAATCGTGCAAGTCCTCACTTTTACTCACTGGACACTTGATTAGATACGCCTGTAATAAGGTTCAATACAAGAGCTTGATCAAAGATTTAACCTTTATGATGTCTcaatcagcattttttttccagttggaTCATATTAGGTTCCTAATGTTCCCAATAATTTTAAACATGCTGAATAACGCTGATCCTTTCTATGTGGTTTCATCTTGTACATTGTaaaagctatatatatatatatatattttgtgaacCTTTCAGGTGCAATgacaattgtatttatatagcgccagTTCACAAGGTCAATAGCCACAGTTCTCATAGATTATAAGGAAACCAATTTAACCCCCACATGAGCAAGCACTTGGCAACAGATGCATTGGAAAACTCCCTCTAAGGAAGAATCCTTGAACAGAACCCAGGCTCTGTGGGGTGATGTCGGATGGAGATAGAAGAAGGAGGAGTATAGAGTGACAGAGGGTAGATAGAGGGGTTGAGAAGCTGGGGAAGGGATGAGAGAACAATACTCACAACAACAGCCATATGAACAACAATAATAGTCCCATGATGACAGCAACGACGATGATGTAAATCTGCTGAGTCAGTATCCAGGGGTTGCTTACTGGCCAGAAGCCTTTTGCCTTGACATTTCCTTCATCCCTCTCCTTGTATTAAATAAGTTACTGTTTGATAAATGACGGGCAATTATCCTGAAGAAACCAACTTCAGAAATGACTACCACCTACCAACCTCTGCAGGGCTTTTTGGTGGCAGTTACAAATTCAGATAGCTGTTCTTGTCCTCGGGACTTTGAGTCAATCGTTGTCATAtgtcccccaccccccgcctGGGTCAAGCTACAGGCTTTACTCTGCACATTCACTGTCAAGTTCTATTGAAATTGATTTGAAATGActcaaattattgtttttgatGAAGAATAAGGGGACAATTCTTGATGAGCTCTATGCCTGGTGTGCTTTTGTCTAATTTAGGTCAGCAGTCTCAGAGCAGCTCATCAGCAGGCGCAGGGGGCACTCaaacttcctcctcctcatcatccagTAGTTTGCCTTCCAACCTCTCCTACACATCCTACATCCTTAAACAGACCCCTCAGGTGGGTGGAATTGTTACTCAAACTTAGACATGTTGCATACTATGCTTGGTTCTCACTGGAGGCAACATCCAACAGTCCTCCTAACCCGTCTCTATTTCATCAAAACTTGATGGGAAACTTTAATACTATGAACATAAGCTGTCTTTTACTTGTTGTAGAAAAGGGTCTGGTTTTTATCCAATGGAAGGACATGCAACCTTCATTTCTATCCTCTCAGATATTTTAGTTGTCCATGGATGGAGACTTTATAAGTCCTTGAAGCAACACTGATCCAGTAGCCACTTTTAGAACACTAACCTTTGCATTGAGCCATCAAATCCACAGTTCAGAGCTCAGAACTGCTCTTCTTTCCATAGTCAGTGGGCTTAAGACAAAGAAATGTATTACTTATTCTTGATTATAAAATGATTCTGTGGCTTTGGTGGCTCTGCTTCCCATGCCTATTTTTAGGGCACGTTTCTTGTGGGCCAGCCATCACAGGGTTCAGGGAAGCAGGGGCATTCAGGTGTGGCAGCACATGCACATACGTCATCTCCAGCGACTGCTCCTCAGCAGGGCATCCGGGTCACAGCGGGACAGAAGGCTGCCATTTTGGCTCAGGTAGGAAACTCTTGTGTACTGTGGTGATTGTGGTCAAAACCTCTGTTTCCTTTACCCTGCTATCTTATTAAACTGATTGTGTTAAATACACAGACAGTGTTCCCCCATTTATCGTGGGGCATACGTTTCAGATCTACCCGCAATAGGAGAAAAGCtgcgatttttattttattttttttccttctgtgaaaattttaaaaagtattaaaacacactttttaaagtactaTTTCACTTTTTCGCGCGCAGTCTCTTAAATAAGAGGAAAAGCGTGCTTGCGTTGAGATgtttttgtcactcccagttggttactgtaaaactgacacatgacAAAAAggaagaattaaacattgtatatcaAGACACTAATACATTCAACCAaactatataatttttttaaggaaaatctGCTATCTGTAATACTAACATATAATACGAATAGCACTACACATGGACTAACAGAATTTAGCATAGACATTATGGTACAGTAATTACAAACCTTCAAGCAACTGCTACTTCaccacacatacaaacagagtgTACatcactcacaggcatattttgtcttgctctgtgggaacaacaactATCTGTAGCCCAGTTggagaccttctctgcctcttcttatTGTTCTTGATTACACACTATCTCAATAAATACActtcagtgctgcctggcatgttgtggtACAACATGGTACTTCACTGAAGGTAagtctaaattcagacttgttTACACTTTAAAAACCGACAAAGAAcaatcacacgcacacaaaaatctgtgatatagcagGGTAACACTTTCCTGTGGGAAAACATACTAAATGCTTAATACAAATGTCAGATGGTTGGCAGCTCCCATGGGGCTCAAGTGAAGTTGTCAGATGGCTATGTGAAGACGGTGACAGCAGCAGGCCACGTTTCCAAGCCGGGGATGACCACATTGAGAATGACAGGCGGCGTCATCACTGCCGCAAGCTCCACCCCCAGCTCAGTCAGCGCTTTGGCAGCTGCCAACCAGCAGCAGGTAAGTTTCTCAAATTGTTTCCTTTATTTCGCCTGCATCAACAAGCGGCTTGCACAGTCAAAGTACAGATGTATAGAGCGACAtgcttatatttaaaaaaaaaaaagtaattgtaaaatattgctAGCCCAAAAATGGTTGACGTGTGAAAAGCTGTTTTGTGGTGATTCAATAAGACGCAATAAGCAGACTTCATTAACCTAAAATCTAAAGTCATCACAAGTCCCAGTGGCTTCTGCACAAAAGAAACACACTTTCTGAGACACAAAAAGATCACTCAGCAGCTTTTTCCTTTTGGAATAGTTATTGGAATTGTGTGGACTCTCTGTGAGAGGAATGAGCAAATTCTTTGTCTAATTATCTGCAAAGCTCCGTCACAGAGATGCACGGCACCAGGACGCACAAGGAAAACGTGAATTAAAACACCTAACATGAACAGACTGAGGAGCAAGCATTAATAGATTGCTTTCATCGCACTCCTACTGTCTCTCTTGAACTTCAGGGTGAAATTGTAAATATGGCCAACATGTCCGTGGACTATAAGCTTTACATTAGCCTCATACAATGAGAGCTGTAAACTACAGTAAGATGTTAGTCTTTTACGCAATGCAGCGACATTGCAGTACTATCCATTTCAggaatattttccacattttcttgtattgcTGTCTTtatgcaaatacagtaaataaagggGGTAGGGAATGAGTCCTGCCATGAATAGTAAAGGTCACAATTGACACCCCTCCAAATGTTTTACctattttaatagtttaaactgtaaatataccatattcatgatcccaaaacacttacctgtttcaaactcatcttacattattacccttaaaaatgaaTGGCTTGCAGATGCAGCCATTCAGCAGGGCAAGAGACTCTCCTTAATGTCTGCTAACAACCCCAggtaaacttagctcctccccgacatacaagaTCACtgttgagatgtatcacttcaacatatttcTTTGACACCAGTCCCTACTTTCTTACTCAtcagggctttggcaccatcttgtggcatcctaGGACACACAACTGAAAAATTTGAGTTTTTCGGTGAATAGCTAAGGATAagttccacacaaaaaaaacgcaaataggtAAATTCGTGAATAGTGAATAGTCGATGGTTCACTGTAATGCATTCATCTTAATAACAAAATTCAAGTACATGTAGGAGGTTCAGTGTGTTGCTCTAAATTTGGATTGTTTGGCCTGTATTCCCATACAGTAAAGAGAGTATAGGCACCTATTTAGGTTGAATATGTAtctatttgttattgtttggttTTATATGCTAATTAACTGCCACATACTGTGTTCCGTGCAGGCTTCTGATGGTGGGAAGTCTGCCTCGCAGCACCACTCCCTCCTGATGGCAGCCAATCAAGCAGCAGTGATCAGTGTGGCTAAGAGCGCCAGCGCCGCAGGAGGTGGCGGCTTGTCGAAGACTGCCGTGGCCACCTTGGTCAAAGGGGCAGCAAACTCTGCTGCAATGACCAAATGTGCTGTTGGTTCAGCCGGGGCTCCGGTAACCGTTGCCAAGGGCATGGCCAGCATGCCTGTTGTCAGCATGGCCAAGGGTGTGGGTGCTATGGTGTCCAAAAACGCTAGTACGTCATTGGTCACGGCAGCATCGCTGGTCAGTGGGATGGCGGCGGGAGGAGGAAAGACTGCTTCAACTCTTTCAGGTAGGCTGAAATGATCTCACTAAATATCCTCATGCTGAATTCATATAACatctttccaaaaaaaacaggcaTGCTGAAAATCCACTCTGGCGGTGCCAACTCACAGCAGACAGTCTTGACTATCCCTGCTAACCAGTTAAAGCAGTTGGGGGTGACCAGTGGGTCAGCAGCGATGGAGACCATACTTATGCCTGTTGGTAAAGGTAAAATGGCTTCCAAAAGTGGCATTTGTTTCTCAAATGAcgacttcaatgattttagacATCTTGGGGCTTCttggggcctgatttactaaaggtttgttTGTGCAAAAATGGGTGCAGATTTGATTGTGCACGAGATCCAGGCAGTTGCCGCCAAGCTGTACaaatatagttatatatatatatatatatatatacatacacacacacacacacacacacacacacacatacatatatatatgtgtgtgtatcgaccagatcggcgtaaagtctaagtAGTAGTATAGGTGGCACCTCAAAACTATGTTTCCCAATAAGAACACCGGGGGTCGCAATTTTTCTGTTGATATATGTGCAAGGGCCAATCGCTTAGTATGCATGTCTAATTTTCCGACTATAGTTTTTTTCGCTTGGTGTACGACAGGCCTTAAATACGCCTGGGTCCACCAATTTTACAACTGCTGCCAACAGCGCACACAATTTAGTGAGTGAGCATGCAATTTAGTATCCGCCATTTGGGATCTTGGTAAATCAGACAGGTGGTTTCTTGTACCCATAACCATCATTTGCTATGTTTTAGTTTATCTTATGTTAAGCTTCCATAACTACTTAATgtgattggttttctgaaggaTGCGCCACAGTTTTCGAGAAGGTGTAGGAGTTTCATTTTCTCCCTCCTCTGTTTACCTAAAGGGTGTTTGTTCCATTGGTTGTGTGCACAGTGGTGTCTAGAGGCTCCTGTTTTCAGTCCTTACTCAACACCACACATCACAACATTAATACGAATTTCaacgacaataaaaaaaaaaaaaactgtgtgggTATACCGCCAGCTATTAATATTTATACAAATGCCCTACTAGATGCTGTATTAGCGACGGATCCAAATGCGTGTTGAATGAATGACCCTTGTTTTCCCCTTTACTCCAGTGAAGACGGAGCCATGTGCTGGCACAGCTGTCACAGCCGGTCCATCACCCCCGGCAACGGCCCCCATCTCCACATCTGTCCACATTCCGTCTCCACATACCACGGTCAAGCAGGAGCAAGGCACCGATCATTCTACGCATGACCTCATCAAGTATGGATGGCTTCTTCTGTTACACtcacagagaggaaaaaaatgttttgtctgcAGAAAGTTCTTGAGTAGTCTATTTTACATCAGAATGGAAAATGATTTTCTTTGCTAATGAGTGAATAATTAATTGCTCTTTCCTCAGCACGGAACACATAGAGACCATGATGCAGCTGATGACAGCTGTGGTGAAGAAGTTCCCTCTCATTGTGCCAGATAAGTGTTAGTGAGCGTTCCATTAGACCCGATACTAAAAATACACACTGGAATGGCAGTCATTTCAGTTTACATTTAAGTCTTTGTTTCTACCCATTTAGCTGAAGACTCGCATCCATTCTGTGCCTCTTCAACAGAACAGTATTATTCTTGGAATATTGGAAAACGCAGGGCATCAGAGGTAGGTTGCTTCTATTTGCCTGttcatattttcattattttgcaaTCCCTCACTTAGAAACTATATGCACCTACAgcttaataaatattttctttctagTAAAGATGCAATTTAAAACAGGATATAGTTTAGGGTGATAGCACCTCTGTCGAAATTCTAGTTCTAATTTTTCAAGGTAATGGCCCTCAACACTAGTTATAATTTGCATAGTACTGTATacttgtatttttgtctttgtgcgCCACACTGCACACCCCGAGTCAGCTAGCTTTCTGCTTGCCTCATGTCTTCACATCTACTCAGATATGTATCCCTGCCTGGCCTCTCATCTCTTCTTAATTGTTTCATCAATCCCATGCTGTAGCACCCTGTGCCTCTAAAAATGCCTTTCAGATGAGCCCAGAAGATAATATTTTATTGGCATTTACTATTACGGTACTCAGAGCACATCATTATAAGGTCAAGGCGAGGTTGACTTGATGAaattcttgactttttttcgccacaaaaatatttaaacaagtAGTTTGCTTGTTAGATACAGAAAAATGTATGTACGATCCCTTAgataaaatatttccatttctttCTGCAATTACGCAAATTTTTTCACTGGCATAATGTAATTTCTTCTGATGTGATAAAGGATCTAAATAAAATTTTTCATGACATTCTACTATATAGAGATGGACCCGTATACTCTACAACAGCTATACAGTACTGGAAAAGCtttaaaattaatacatttgtatAAAGGTGTTTATAAACCCATGACAGATGCTCTCGTTAACGGTGTCAATCAAAGGATTTAAAGTGCAGTTTGAAATAAGTAACGTGGTGTacatgtgtgtctgtatgtagCTTCAGCGAGCAGTGGTCGTTAAGCGGACCATCCAGAACGTGTTGGATCACTCGCCTCGCCTCCAAGCTCTAACGCCCCCAAAGACCAGAGAGGTGGTGCAGTGGTGTCGGCAGAGGGGCTACACCCCTCCTGACCCAGAACCCCTGCACAAGAATGACGATGAGTCCATCGAGGACATCCTCACGCAGATTGACAGCGAGCCAGGTTTGTGTTCATGGAATGTATTTGttgcttgtatttttatttatttatttcgacACCGGATACCATGtacaaactccaattccaatgaaattgggacattGTTTaacacatgaataaaaaaagaatagaatgatttgaaaatccttttcaacatatattaaattcaatacactacaaaggtaagatattcatgttcaaactgataaactttgttgttttgcaaataTCCACTCCTTTTGAATttaatgcctgcaacacattccaaaaaagctgggacggggcatgtttaccactatgttTACCATCATCTTTCCTataaacaacactcaataagcatttgggaactgaggacactaattgttgaagcaaagtggtgaacctcatcccctccttgcttgtgaacaactgagctttTCGGGAATgctccttttacacccaatcatgaAACTCACCTGTTTCCCATTAACCTGGTTccgcaactttctcagtcttcgTTGCCCCTGTTCCaacctttttggaacgtgtggcaggcatcaaattaaaaatgagagaatattggcaacaacaaaaaaaacaataacgttcatcagtttgaagattaaatataatGTACTTTGGAACCTCTAAATT
This window contains:
- the yeats2 gene encoding YEATS domain-containing protein 2 isoform X1: MSGIKRKIEDGDPDYEDIALVQNSKRNKAAELSARDATVQKIEAIITEQFSLEMKNKEHEIDIISQRLNEARRMMDKLRACIVANFYANAGMTKLQESSKSDPAVLNHPAIRRFLESPSRSSSPLNQGSETPSLAQSESESLSQHGDATDKDAEGVWREDSSRSERRPGRNTGKDTFGVPTVVGNEQKLTYNTTGDEASRLYAKKTIVVGNVSKYIPPDKREENDQSTHKWMVYVRGSRKEPSIDHFVKKVWFFLHPSYKPNDLVEVSEPPFHLTRRGWGEFPVRIQIHFKDPRNKRIDIIHQLKLDRTYTGLQTLGAETVVDVELQRNSLGEEYILQSSSSKVTHRANSPLTATSTSQPCGHSSSPISYDFTFDKALLKADTGRSAGSHGSGLTAGERTPTRPKASDRITLGSHGNSAFQPITASCKIVPQGQPPSPAESPGKSFQPITMSCKIVSGSPISTPSHSPLPRTPTSATPVHSKHSSSSVLNNPYVIVDKPGQVTGVAPSSAASAGSPSAKQSAAQGTRSPAPKVHTGTFLSSGMKVIIKQEPGEVSTQQQQQMASTVTTQQQSAGTASHQFVSVKGGHMISMSAQKQGGGGSGTTTNKMLGIPVSSTLQSAVKQVAISSGQILVAKGNPSVSKVVGGKQVLAQGVAKAIVSGASGISGQQATAKAGGGSSGKTGVMATLQLPANNLANLANLPPGTKLYLTTNSKNPSGKGKLLLIPQGAILRASGAGQQSQSSSSAGAGGTQTSSSSSSSSLPSNLSYTSYILKQTPQGTFLVGQPSQGSGKQGHSGVAAHAHTSSPATAPQQGIRVTAGQKAAILAQMVGSSHGAQVKLSDGYVKTVTAAGHVSKPGMTTLRMTGGVITAASSTPSSVSALAAANQQQASDGGKSASQHHSLLMAANQAAVISVAKSASAAGGGGLSKTAVATLVKGAANSAAMTKCAVGSAGAPVTVAKGMASMPVVSMAKGVGAMVSKNASTSLVTAASLVSGMAAGGGKTASTLSGMLKIHSGGANSQQTVLTIPANQLKQLGVTSGSAAMETILMPVGKVKTEPCAGTAVTAGPSPPATAPISTSVHIPSPHTTVKQEQGTDHSTHDLINTEHIETMMQLMTAVVKKFPLIVPDKSEDSHPFCASSTEQYYSWNIGKRRASELQRAVVVKRTIQNVLDHSPRLQALTPPKTREVVQWCRQRGYTPPDPEPLHKNDDESIEDILTQIDSEPECPTTLTSSDELVLRLEQMQDLLKTEPEEADDEIVDIITVMPPCQKLKVKEEEQEADTEPKFFLVPCMAAQFVSETAEQIGITFQPAEVEKNLFAPVIEDMILKATEQLASDILREALAAAFAKSPQNRAPREITAMNVHQAICSIPTCDFLTNSHMGYLIKDN
- the yeats2 gene encoding YEATS domain-containing protein 2 isoform X2 — translated: MSGIKRKIEDGDPDYEDIALVQNSKRNKAAELSARDATVQKIEAIITEQFSLEMKNKEHEIDIISQRLNEARRMMDKLRACIVANFYANAGMTKLQESSKSDPAVLNHPAIRRFLESPSRSSSPLNQGSETPSLAQSESESLSQHGDATDKDAEGVWREDSSRSERRPGRNTGKDTFGVPTVVGNEQKLTYNTTGDEASRLYAKKTIVVGNVSKYIPPDKREENDQSTHKWMVYVRGSRKEPSIDHFVKKVWFFLHPSYKPNDLVEVSEPPFHLTRRGWGEFPVRIQIHFKDPRNKRIDIIHQLKLDRTYTGLQTLGAETVVDVELQRNSLGEEYILQSSSSKVTHRANSPLTATSTSQPCGHSSSPISYDFTFDKALLKADTGRSAGSHGSGLTAGERTPTRPKASDRITLGSHGNSAFQPITASCKIVPQGQPPSPAESPGKSFQPITMSCKIVSGSPISTPSHSPLPRTPTSATPVHSKHSSSSVLNNPYVIVDKPGQVTGVAPSSAASAGSPSAKQSAAQGTRSPAPKVHTGTFLSSGMKVIIKQEPGEVSTQQQQQMASTVTTQQQSAGTASHQFVSVKGGHMISMSAQKQGGGGSGTTTNKMLGIPVSSTLQSAVKQVAISSGQILVAKGNPSVSKVVGGKQVLAQGVAKAIVSGASGISGQQATAKAGGGSSGKTGVMATLQLPANNLANLANLPPGTKLYLTTNSKNPSGKGKLLLIPQGAILRASGAGQQSQSSSSAGAGGTQTSSSSSSSSLPSNLSYTSYILKQTPQGTFLVGQPSQGSGKQGHSGVAAHAHTSSPATAPQQGIRVTAGQKAAILAQMVGSSHGAQVKLSDGYVKTVTAAGHVSKPGMTTLRMTGGVITAASSTPSSVSALAAANQQQASDGGKSASQHHSLLMAANQAAVISVAKSASAAGGGGLSKTAVATLVKGAANSAAMTKCAVGSAGAPVTVAKGMASMPVVSMAKGVGAMVSKNASTSLVTAASLVSGMAAGGGKTASTLSGMLKIHSGGANSQQTVLTIPANQLKQLGVTSGSAAMETILMPVGKVKTEPCAGTAVTAGPSPPATAPISTSVHIPSPHTTVKQEQGTDHSTHDLINTEHIETMMQLMTAVVKKFPLIVPDK